In one window of Macadamia integrifolia cultivar HAES 741 chromosome 2, SCU_Mint_v3, whole genome shotgun sequence DNA:
- the LOC122060654 gene encoding uncharacterized protein LOC122060654: protein MDMAEKRLKAEWETMQTELNKSSESSVHSNTKLEGRNDAEALMAATLEKLDNKKKELSSMEEIIKELEEKWTQVQQDSLRKPSPAQREKVLDKQLHSSIEQLAAKQAQAEGLVTEIHLKKQELEKLHGSWRRLESGNTELNTARNRFVGGSLGRGSSEYIVDYPSRPSQIGGRTESQQRLMLLRSAFVLYVLVLHVLVFIKISF from the exons ATGGACATGGCTGAGAAGCGTTTGAAAGCTGAGTGGGAAACAATGCAAACGGAGCTGAACAAATCTAGTGAATCTTCAGTTCATTCCAACACTAAGCTCGAAGGTCGAAATGATGCAGAAGCTTTAATGGCTGCTACTTTGGAGAAGTTAgacaacaaaaagaaagagcTG AGTTCTATGGAAGAGATAATTAAAGAACTGGAGGAAAAATGGACTCAGGTTCAGCAAGATTCACTGAGGAAACCCTCCCCAG CACAAAGGGAGAAAGTTTTGGATAAACAGCTTCACAGTTCGATTGAACAACTAGCTGCTAAGCAA GCACAGGCAGAAGGCTTGGtcactgaaatccatctcaaGAAACAAGAGTTAGAGAAGCTACATGGATCGTGGAGGCGGCTCGAGAGTGGGAACACAGAACTGAATACTGCAAGAAACCGGTTTGTCGGAGGCAGCTTGGGAAGGGGTTCTTCGGAATACATTGTTGACTATCCTTCTAGACCTTCACAAATAGGAGGTCGAACAGAAAGCCAGCAGAGGCTCATGTTACTCAGGTCTGCATTTGTACTCTACGTTTTGGTCCTTCATGTGTTAGTTTTCATCAAGATTTCATTCTAA